The following is a genomic window from Amycolatopsis australiensis.
TGCTCGCCTTCCGCCCACAGCTGAACGCGCTCGCCGAGCGTCCCGGCGCCGGCCGCGTCCTGAGCTGGCTGGGCGCGCGGTTCATGAGCGTCTACCTGTGGCACATGCCGGCGCTGATCGTGGTCGCGGGCGTGACGGTCTACGGCCTCGGCTACGAGACGCCCGAGCCGGGCACGCTGCTCTGGCTGGTCATGGCGCCCGCGTGGTTCGCGGTGTGCGGGCTGGTGCTGCTGGGCCTGCTGCGGCTGTTCGCGCAGTTCGAGATGCAGCGGGACGCGGGTGTCGTGACGGCGAAGGTCCCGCAGCTGGTCGTGGCGGCCCTGATGATCTCGGGTGGCCTGCTCGGCCTGGCCGCGCACGGGTTCGCGCCGCTGTCGGACGGCATCGGGCACGGCCCGGTGCCGTGGATCGTCCTCGCGACGGCCGGGTTCCTGCTGGCGGGCAAGCCGGTCCCGGTGGTCGACCTGCTGGGCCGCGCGGTGGTCGTGAGCGAACGGGCCGCGCTCAAGCGCTGAGCAGCCGCAGCGGGGTGTCGTGCAGGACGGCCCGCAGGAACGGCTCCCCCAGGCGATCGTCGGCCGCCCAGCCGGCGATCGCCTGCAGCTGCGTCGCGTAGGAGTACGGGATGTTGGGGAAGTCCGTGCCCAGCACCACCCGGTCGGCGAACGCGGCCAGCCGCGCCGTCCAGTCCGGCGGCAGCGGCGACATCTTCTCCGCGAACGGGACGCCGACCATCGTCGTGTCCAGGTGCACCCGGGGGTACTTCGCCAGCAGGTCGAACGCGGCGCCGAACTCGGGCATCGCGGCGTGCGCGAGCACGGCCGTCAGGTCCGGGTATCGCGCCAGCACCTCTTCGAACACCGACAACCCGGTGAAGTCGCCCCGCAACGGACCGTGTCCACAGTGGACGACGACCGGCACGCCGGCGTCGGCCAGCGCGCCCCACACCGGCTTCAGCAGCTCGTCCCGCGGGTCGTACGCGCCGACCTGCACGTGCGCCTTGAACACCCGGGCGCCCGCCCGCAGCGCACCGTCCACAGCGGACCCGGCGCCCGGTTCGGGGTAGAACGTCCCGGTCGGGACGGCGTCCGGAACCCGCGAAGCGAACTCGAGCGCCCAGTCCGTCAGCCACTGCGCCATGCCTGGCTTGTGCGGGTAGACCAGCGGCGCGAAGCGCGTCACACCCAGCGCCCGCAGTGTCTCCAGACGCTCCTCTTCGGACGTCCGGTAGTGCACCGGCCACTCGGTGCCGTAGTGCGTCGACGCCTGGTCGAAGTACGCCCAGACCTTGTCCATCACCGGTTTCGGCAGGAAGTGGACGTGCAGGTCGACCAGGCCGGGGAGGCCGAGCGACGCGGTCCAGCGCGCGACGTCGCTGTCGGAGGCCGGACCGTGGCTCACTCCGTGAACCGGCCTTTCAGCGCCCGGCCCATCGCCTTGCTGATGTCGCGCTGCGCGTCCCGCTTGGCCAGCGCCTGCCGCTTGTCGTAGGCCTTCTTACCGCGGGCGAGCGCGATCTCGACCTTGACCTTGCCGTCCTTGAAGTACATCGACAGCGGCACCAGGGAGAGCCCGCTCTCCTTGGTCTTGCCGATGAGCTTCTCGATCTCCCGCCGGTGCAGCAGCAGCTTCCGGGTGCGCCGCGGCATGTGGTTGGTCCACGTGCCCTGCGTGTACTCCGGGATGTGCACGTTGCGCAGCCACACTTCACCGTCGTCGACCGTCGCGAACGCGTCCGCCAGGGACGCCTTGCCCTCGCGCAGGCTCTTGACCTCGGTGCCGACGAGCACGAGACCGCACTCGTAGGTGTCGAGGATGGCGTAGTCGTGCCGCGCCTTGCGGTTCGACACGATCACCTTCTGGCCACGTTCCTTGGGCATACGACCACTCTACGTGATTCTCGAAACGGCGAGCAGCTGATTAAACGCTAGTGCCGGACGTACAGGCGCAGCGTGACGTACCCGGTGATGGCGGAGATCACCACGGACACCGCCAGCAGGATCGGCGCGACCGGGAACAGCAGCTCCAGCATGGTGATCTTCGGGAACACGTCCCCGGTGAACACCGAGTCGAGGAAGCCGGCCTTCGTGACGATCAGCATGATGATCCCGAGGACCGCACCGACCACGCCGGCGACCACCGCCTCCAGGAGGAACGGCAGCTGCGTGTACCACCGCGTGGCGCCGACCAGCCGCATGATGCCGACCTCGGTGCGCCGGGTGAACGCCGACACCTGGATCGTGTTCGCGATCAGCAGCAGCGCGGCGATGGCCATGATGAGCGCGGCGCCGAAGGCCATGTTGCGGACACCGTTGAAGGCGTTGAACACGCGGTCGAGGAACTTCTTCTGGTCGTCGACCTTCCGCACGCCGGGTTTGGTCGCGTACTCCTGCACGATCGCGTCGCTGCGGTCCGGGTCCTTCAGCTTCACGTGCAGCGACGCGGGCAGCGATTCCGGCCCGGTCAGCTGGATGAGCTCCGGCTGGCTCTCGAAGATCTTCTTGAACCGCTCGAAGGCCTGGTCGCGGTTCTCGAACACGACCGACTCGACACCGTTGTTGCTCTGCAGCGAGGTCCGCAGCGACTGGCACAGCGACTGCGTGCAGTTCTTGTCGGTCGCGCTGATGTCGTCGGTGAGGTAGACCGAAACCTCGACGTCGGCGAGGAAGTTGGCCTTCATCTTGTCGATCGTCCGCACGGCGAGGAGGCCGCCGCCGAGCATGGCGAGCGACACGGCCGTGGTCAGCATCATCGCGATGGTCATCGTGACGTTCCGGCGCAGGCCGGTGACTACCTCACTGAAGACGAAACTGGCGCGCATGTCGGGGTCGAGTCCTTGGGGTCGGGGTGGTCGTGCGGGGCGGGGAGGTCAGCGACCGATGCCGTAGACGCCGCGGGCGTCGTCGCGGATCACCCGGCCGAGCTGCAGCTCGACGACTCGGCGCCGCATGGAGTCCACGATGGAGTGATCGTGGGTGGCCATCAGGACGGTCGTACCGGTGCGGTTGATCCGCTCCAGCAGCAGCATGATGTCCTGGCTCGTGTCGGGGTCCAGGTTCCCGGTCGGCTCGTCGGCCAGCAGGACCAGCGGGCGGTTCACGAACGCGCGCGCGATCGCGACGCGCTGCTGCTCACCACCGGAGAGCTCGTTGGGCAGCCGGTCGGCCTTGCCTTCGAGGCCGACGAGCTCCAGCACCTCGGGGACGACCTTCTTGATCGTCTGGCTGGGCTTGCCGATGACCTCGAGGGCGAACGCGACGTTCTCCGCGACCGTCTTGTTGGCCAGCAGCCGGAAGTCCTGGAACACGCAGCCGATGGTCTGCCGCAGGCGGGGGACCCGGCGGCGGGCCAGCTTGGCGACGTCGAAGTTGGACACCATCACGCGGCCCTTGGTCGGCGTCTCTTCGCGCAGCAGGAGCCGGAGGAAGGTCGACTTCCCCGATCCCGAGGGACCGATGAGGAAGACGAACTCACCCTTTTCGATGTCGACGGACACCCGCTCGAGCGCGGGCCGCGTCGAGGTCTTGTAGACCTTGGAAACCTCTTCGAGCCGGATCACGATTCGGCATACTACCCACCGGTCTCGTGAAGCCCCGGTTGCCCGTGCCACCCGGGTGGAGCAAGGGGCGTTTGCGCACGGTGAGCGGTCGCCCGAGCACCCCGCGCCAGCGGGCCCCCGTCCGCCCGCGCCCGGAAGCCGCCGCGAGCGGTCCCTCGACCGGCCTAAGCGGCGGTCGCCTGCTTCCGCCAGCGGATGCCGGCGTCGAGGAAGCCGTCGATCTCGCCGTCGAGCACCGCGGTCGGGTTGCCGACCTCGTACTCGGTCCGGAGGTCCTTGACCATCTGGTACGGGTGCAGCACGTAGGAGCGCATCTGGTTGCCCCAGCTGGAGCCGCCGTCCTTGAGCGCGTCCATCTCCTTGCGCTCTTCTTCCTTCTTGCGCTGCAGCAGCCGGGCCTGGAGGACCTTCATCGCGGCCGCCTTGTTCTGCAGCTGCGACTTCTCGTTCTGGCAGGAGACGACGATGCCGGTGGGCAGGTGCGTGATGCGCACCGCGGAGTCGGTCGTGTTGACGCTCTGGCCGCCGGGGCCCGACGAGCGGTAGACGTCGACCCGGATGTCCTTCTCCGGGATGTCGACGTGGTCGACCTCTTCGACCTCGGGCAGCACCTCGACGTGCGCGAACGACGTCTGGCGGCGGCTCTGGTTGTCGAACGGCGAGATCCGGACGAGCCGGTGGGTGCCCTGCTCGACCGACAGCGTCCCGTAGACGTAGGGGGCGCTCACCTTGAACGTCGCCGACTTGATGCCCGCCTCTTCGGCGTACGAGATGTCGTAGACGTCGGTCGGGTAGCCGTGGCGCTCCGCCCAGCGCAGGTACATGCGCAGCAGCATCTCGGCGAAGTCGGCCGCGTCGACGCCGCCGGCCTCGGAGCGGATGGTGACGACGGCGTTGCGGTCGTCGTACTCGCCCGAGAGCAGAGTGCGGACCTCGAGGCCGTCGATGTCCTTGCCGAGGGCGGCTAGCTCGGTCTCGGCCTCGGTCATGCTGCCGGAGTCACCCTCCGCCTCGGCGAGCTCGTAGAGCACGCCCAGGTCGTCGAGCCGCTGGCGCAGGTCCGAGACGCGCCGCAGCTCGCTCTGCCGGTGGGACAGCTGGCTGGTGACCTTCTGCGCCGCCTCCGGGTCGTCCCAGAGGTTCGGGCTCGAGGCCTGCTGCTCCAGGTCGGCCACCTGGGCACGCAGCGCATCCAGGTCCATCACCGACTCGATCTGCGTCAGCTTGCCGGCCAGGTCCTTCAGTGCCGCGTCGAACTCATCACTCACGTTTGTCAAGGTTACGGCAAAACCCACGACCGGTTGCGAGGACCGGTCGTGGGTGCGCGAACCTCAGGCCGCGGGGATGGCGTCGAGCAGCTTCAGCGCGGCCTTGGCCTGGGCCTGAGCGAACTCGGCGACGGCCTTTTCGTACGGCCCGTCGGCCGCCTTGGTGGCTGCCTTCGCGTCGTCGAGCTGCTGGCTGTAGCTGGCCCGGGCGGACTCGAGCAGCGCCTGGCGCTGCTTGGCCGTCAGCGACCCGGCGTGCACGAGCCGCAGGATGAGCGGGCTGCGCAGGTGATCGGGGCCGGCTTCGGACGTCAGCCAGGCCTTGAAGGCCTTCTTGCCGGCGGCGGTGATGACGTACTGCTGGCTGGAGCGCGGGCCCTGCTTGCCGAGCCGGACGAGGCCTTCCTTGGACAGCGCCGGGAGCTCCCGGTACACCTGGCTGCGGGTGACGCTGAAGAAGGCGCCGAAACGCTCACCCGCTCCCGCGACGAGCTGCCCGCCGGTGGCGGGACCGTCGTGGAGCAGACCGAGCAGGGCGGCGGCTGTTGCATTCAATTCGGACACGCCCCCTAGATTCCCACTTATCGGCCGCTGTGTCCACAGTGGTCAGCGGATCTGTCCATTGTGGCTAGTGAGATCCCCTCGTTCGGCCCAATGCGAGCTGGTCCACTGTGGACCCCGGACACGCTGTGCAACCACCGTGGTCACGCTTTGGTCCAACCAGCCGCACGCGGGCCGCCCCGGCAACCACCAGGCAGGTGAGTTCGCCGGGCGGATCTCCCCGGCTTGGCGGACACCGGACACGCACTGCGACCAATCGGAAACAGCGTCCACATGGTGGGATCCGCAGTGTTTCGACGGTTTCGCGGAAGAGTCGGCAGCGCAGGGCGCGCGGACATGACAAAAGAGGCGCGTTCCCGGATTTCCGGGAACGCGCCTCTTGGTGGTAGCGGGGACAGGATTTGAACCTGCGACCTCTGGGTTATGAGCCCAGCGAGCTACCGAGCTGCTCCACCCCGCGCCGTTGTGGTACTTGAATAGATTACACGGCGTCGCGACCCACCCGACACGGGGGTACCAAAACCCCCTGACCAGCCATTTCGGCTCAACCCCACCACTGAGGACCATGCCCCCGCGACGGCCTGCCACGGCGGACCCGGCTTCACCTCCCGGAGCCGACACCCCATTCCACAGTGGAAGGTCGATCCGACTGCCAAAAGAGCAGGAAGCCCCCGAACGGACGGCGAAGACCAGAACGAAACCAGGCGCAGGGGGGTCCAGGGGCGGCGAAGCCCCCCTGGCGGGGGTCTGGGGGTTCGACCCCCCAGGGCTGAAATGCGAAGGAGGCGCGGCTCACGCAATCCGTGAGCACACGCCTCCTACCTCTGTAGCGGGGACAGGATTTGAACCTGCGACCTCTGGGTTATGAGCCCAGCGAGCTACCGAGCTGCTCCACCCCGCGTCGTGACACCTACCTTACGCCCTTGTTTCGCGGGGGTGCAAAGCAGGTGCCGTCAGGGTTACCGAGGTCACCCTCCTGGCTGGGTGGTGGGTGGTGGGGTGCTGGTGCCGGGTGCCGCGGTCTTGGCGGCTTCGTACTCCTTGGCGGCGGCGTCGAGCGCGGCGAGGGCGGCGCCTTGGTCGGTGAAGTTGCCGGACTGCTGGGCGGCGCGGAGTTTGGCGATGGCGGACTGGATGTCGGCGACCGCCTTGTCGAGGGCCGCGTTGCCGCCGCCGCTGTTGGGTGGCGCGGTCGGCGTGGTGGTCGGGGGCGGGGTTGTCGGCGAGGTCGTCGGCTGGCCTGCCTGGGGTGGCGTGGTGGTGGCCTCGCCGGTGCCGGCGCCGAAGATCTGGTCGAGGGCTTCCTGCAGCGTGGCGCCGTAGCCGACCTTGGGCCCGTAGGAGACGAGGACGCGGGCCAGCTGCGGGTAGCTGTTCTGGTTGCGTTGCCGGATGTACACGGGCTCGACGTACAGGAAGCCTTGGGCGACCGGCAGCGTGATCAGGTTGCCGTAGATCGGGATGACGTTGGGGTTGTTGAACAGGGTCCGGTCCTGCGCGACGCGTGGGTCGCTCTGGAACCGGTTCTGCACCTGGACCGGGCCGTCCACCTGCGTGGCCCCGGTGGCCGCGCTGGGTAACTGGAGGACGCGGATCTTCCCGTAGTCGGCCGGGTCGGAGGACACCGACATCCAGGACGCGAGGTACTGCCGCTGGAGACCGGTCAGCGAACTGGTCAGCTGGAACGTCGGCTTGCTCTGGCCGGGCGTGTCGGCGAGGACGTAGTAGCCGGGCTGGTTGGCGGCGCCGGCCGCGGCCGGGTTGGAGCCGCCTTCGGCCGTCGGGTCCTGCGGGACGCTCCAGAACGCCTGCTGGGAGTAGAACTCCTGCGGGTTGCTGACGTGGTAGCGGGACAGCAGCTCGCGCTGGACCTTGAAGAGGTCCTCGGGGTAGCGGAAGTGGGACCGCAGGTCCGGGGAGATCTCGGAGCTCGGCTTCACGAGCCCGGGGAAGACCTTCTCCCAGGCGTTGAGGACGGGTTCCTTGTCGTCGATCGAGTACAGCGTCACGGTGCCGTTGAAGGCGTCGACGGTGGCCTTGACCGAGTTGCGGATGTAGTTGATCGAGCTGTTGGCCTGGCGGGCGACGCCGTTGAGCGAGTCGTTGGTGGCCGCGCCGAGCTGGGTCTGCTGGGAGTACGGGAAGTTGTTGATCGTGGTGTAGCCGTCGATGATCCACTGGATCTTGCCGTCGACGACCGCGGGGTACGGGTCGCCGTCGAGGGTCAGCCACGGCGCGACCTTGCTGACGCGCTCGCGCGGGTCGCGGTTGTACATGATCTTCGAGTTGTCGCCGATGGCGTCGGAGAACAGGATGTTGCGTTCGCCGTACTCGGCCGCGAAGGCGAGGCGGTTGAACCAGTTGTCGATCGGGACGCCGCCGATGCCCTTGTAGTTGTAGCGGTCGGTGGCGGTGTCGTACTCGCCGGGCGCGCCGTTGCCGCCGACGATGGCGTAGTCGGAGTCCGCGGCGGACAGCTCGCCGTAGTAGATCCGCGGTTCCTTGACCTCGATGCCCGGCTGGTTCGGGCCGGGCGAGGCGGCACCGGTCGGGTTCTGGGTGTCGCTCGTGGTGGCGACCGGGTAGCCGCCGTCGGAGTTGGCGTCCTTGACCGCGCGGTCGATCGTGTTGGCCGGCGCGGCGACGAAGCCGTTGCCGTGGGTGTAGACGAGGTGCTTGTTGATCCAGCTGGTCTGGTTGCCGGTCAGGCCCTCGGTCTTGATCTCCTTCGCGGCGACGATGTAGTCCTGCGTGACGCCGCCGACGGTGTAGCGGTCGATGTCGAGCTTGGCCGGGAAGCCGTAGAAGTTCTCGCGGCCGACGCGCTGGGTGAAGGTGTCGGAGAGGACGTTCGGGTCGAGCAGCCGGATGTTCGACATCGTGCCGGCGTCGGCCTTCAGCTGGTCCTGGGTCGCGGTGGAGTTGCCGGTGTAGGGCTGGTACTGGACGTCGGTGAGGCCGAAGGCGCGGCGGGTGGCGTCCATGTTGCGCTGGATGGACGTCGCTTCCTTCTCGTTCGCGTTGGGCTTCACCGAGAACTGGTCGAGGATGGCCGGCCAGGCGACCCCGACGAGGATGCCCGAAAGGATGAGCAGCACGAGGGAGATCGCCGGCAGCTGCAGGTTCCGCAGGAACGCGCCGGCGAAGAACGCGATCGCGCAGATCACCGAGATGCACAGCAGGATCAGCTTGGCCGGCAGCACCGCGTTGAGGTCGGTGTAGGTCGCGCCGATGAACAGCGGGAAGGCGCGGTCGGACAGCAGCAGGTTGTACCGGTCGAAGAAGTACTCGACCGCCTTCAGCAGCACGAAGATGCCGACGGTGATGGCCAGCTGCGCGCGGGTCGGGCCGGCGAGCTGGCCGCCCTTGCCGGCCAGCCGGATGCCGCCGAAGACGTAGTGCGAGATCAGGGCGCCGAAGAAGGAGATGACGACCGTGATGAACAGCCAGCCGAGCAGCCAGTTGAAGAACGGCAGGTCGAAGGCGTAGAAGCCGACGTCGTTGCCGAACTCGGGGTCGGTCTGGCCGAACGAGGTGCCGTTGAGGAACAGCTGCACGACCTGCCAGTCGCCCTGGGCGGACAGGCCGGCGATGAGGCCGGTGAGCACCGGGATGCCGACGCCGAAGAGGCGGATGCGGGCGACGATCGCGGACCGGTAGCGGGCCAGCGGGTCGTCGGCGCCGGAGATCGGCACGAACACCGGGCGCGTGCGGTAGGCGATCATCAGGCTGATCGCCAGTGCCCCGCCGACGAGCAGCCCGACGGCGAAGAAGAGCACGATGCGAGTGACCACCTGCGTGGTGAACACCGACCGCGCGCCGACTTCGCCGAACCACAGCCAGTCGACGTACGTGTCGAGGAGGCGGGCCCCGAGCAGCAGCGCCAGCACGATGATCGCGGCGATGATGAGGAGGATCCGGCTCCGCCGGGACAGCTTCGGCAGGCTCACCGGGGGCCGAGTCGCCACGCCACACGCTCCTGTCTTCGTCAACACTTGAGCAGGGGCGCGTGCGCCCCCTGATTCCCTAACTCTACGGATGCCCGGTGAAGTTCCCGGGACCCGCCCAAACCGGACTCGCGGCGCCGGCGCGCGGACCGGCCTGACACCATGTGCGCATGGAATCGCAGCAGGCCGGCGTGGCCGCTCTCGCCCGCGAGATCGAGGAGTTCATGGCCGCGGGTGGCTGGGACCAGCCGCCGCAGCTGTTCGCCCTGGTGCCGACGGCGGCGCTGCTGGACGAGCAGCCCGAGCTGGCCGGGCAGCTGGACCGGGCGAACCCGCTGACGCCGGTGGCGCAGGAGGCGCTGCCCGAGGGCGACCTCGCCGAGGCGCTGGGCCGGATCGCGTGGCCCGATCTGGTGATCGGGTGCGCGCTGGCCCAGGAGATCATCGTGCTCCCGCCGGGCTCGGAGTCGGAGCTGCCGGACGTCGCGGAGGCCGACGCGGAGAGCCTGCGGCGCGCGGCCGCCGACCACCCGCAGCGGACGGAGGCCCGGCTGGTGGCCGCGGTCCTGCGCGAGGGCGACGGCGCGTGCGTGATGCGGCTGCGCGGGATGGGCACCGACGAGTCGGTCGACGAGATCGTCGAGAGCCCGGACCTGGCGCCGAACCTGGTCGAGGCGCTCAAGGCGACGCTGCTGCCCTAGCAGGACGCCGTCGGCCGGCCCGCCTTCAGGTTGGCCAGCTGGGCGAGCGCGTCGTCCAGTGTGGACACCTTGATGAGGTTGAGCCCGTCGGGCGCGCTCGACTTGGCCTCGGCGCAGTTGTGCTCGGGCACCAGGAAGTCGGTGGCGCCGGCCTCGCGGGCGCCGACGACCTTGAACGAGATCCCGCCGATCGGGTCGACCTCGCCGGTCTCGGTGATTTCGCCGGTGCCGGCGATGTGCCTGCCGCCCGCGAGGTCGCCGGGCTGCAGCCGGTCGATGATGGCGAGGGTGAACATCAGCCCGGCGGACGGGCCGCCGACGTCCTGCAGCGAGATGTTGACGTTGAAGGGCGCGTCGGCGCGGTCGACCGCGGTCAGGCCGATGAAGCCTTCCTTGCGGTCCGGGCGCGAGGCGAGCGTGAGCGGCACGGTGCGCTCGGGCTGGCCGTCGGACTGGAAGGTGATCTGGACGGTCTGGCCGGGCAGCGTGCCGGCCAGCGCGTTGCGCACGTCGGCGGCTTCGGCGATCTTCTTGCCGTTGACGGTGATCAGCCGGTCGCCGGGCGAGAGCACGTGGTCGGCCGGGCTGCCGGAGACGATCTGCTTGGCCAGCACCTTGATCGGGTAGCCGAGCTTGCGCAGGGCGGCGACCTGCGCGTTCGTCTGCGAGTCCTGCAGCTGCTGGATGTTCTCCTGCTTGACCTGCTCGTTCGTCTCGCCCGGCTTGAAGTACTCCTCGCGTGGCGCGAGCGCGTAGCGGCCGCTGGCCCAGAAGCCGAGGCCCTGGAAGAGCGTGACGCCGTCGTGCAGGGAGACGGTGGTCATCCGCAGCTCGCCGGTCGTCGGGAAGGTCTCGTGCCCGGTGACCTGGATGACCGGGTTGCCCGCGGCGTCGCGACCCAGCGTGTCGTAGGTCGGGCCGGGGCTGATCGCCACGAACGGCACCGGCACGACGAGGCCGAGCACCACGAAGACGACGAACAGCGAGCCGCTGACCACCAGCGTCCAGCCGCGGCGGGTCATCTGCCTGGCCTCGCCGGCCGGCTCGGCGCCGGGTTCCGTGGGGGTCTTCTCGGGCGCGGTCTGCTCGGAGGACTTGGTCACGCCCGACAGCGTACGGTGACCGTGTTCGCTTCTCGGTGAAGGCCACGCACATGGGTCCGGTTGACGCGCTCAGGGGTGCCCGGGCCGCGTACGGTGGACACATGAGCAAACCCCCGTTCGGCTTCGGACCGTCCGATCCCGACAAACGAGGTGAGAACGATCCCTCGGAAGGCGGGCAGCCGTCCGGTGCCGAGGCCTTCAACCAGCTCGGGCAGATGCTGAGCCAGCTGGGCCAGATGCTCAGCCAGGCCGGCAGCTCCAGCGGGCCGGTGAACTACGACCTCGCCAAGCAGATCGCGCTGCAGACCCTGGGCAGCTCCGGCAACACCGGCGAGAGCCGCCTCGGCTTCCGGGGCGGCGACGACGCGAACGCAGCGGTGCGCGACGCGGCCCACCTCGCCGAGCTGTGGCTGGACGCGGCGACGGTGTACCCGGCCGGCGCGACGTCGACAGTCGCCTGGTCGCCGCGTACCTGGGTGGAGAAGACGCTGCCGACGTGGCAGCGGCTGTGCGACCCGGTGGCCCAGCAGATCTCGGGTGCCTGGATGCAGGCGCTGCCGGAGGAGGCCAAGCAGGCCGCCGGTCCCCTGCTGCAGATGATGGGCCAGATGGGCGGCATGGCGTTCGGCTCCCAGCTCGGCAACGCGCTGGCGCAGCTGGCGTCGGAGATGCTGACGTCCACGGAGATCGGCCTGCCGCTGGCCCCGGCGGGCACGTCGGCGCTGCTGCCGGCGAACATCGAGAAGTTCGCCGAGGGCCTGGAGCTGCCGAACAGCGAGATCCTGGTGTTCCTGGCCGCCCGTGAGGCGGCGCACCAGCGGCTGTTCACGCACGTGCCGTGGCTGCGGCAGCGCCTGCTGGCGACGGTCGAGGAGTTCGCGCACGGCATCACGGTGGACACGTCGGCGCTGGAGTCACTGGCCGGCCGCATCGACCCGGCGAACCCGGCGAGCATCGAAGAGGCGATGTCGTCCGGGCTGCTGGAGCCCCAGACGACGGAGGAGCAGAAGGCGGCGCTGACCCGCCTGGAGACGCTGCTGGCGCTGGTCGAGGGCTGGGTCGACGTGGTGGTGGCGGAGGCGGTGGGAGATCGCCTGCCGGGAGCGGACGCACTGCGCGAGACGCTGCGCCGCCGCCGCGCGACGGGCGGTCCAGCGGAGCAGACGTTCGCCACGCTGGTCGGCCTGGAGCTGCGCCCCCGCCGGATGAGGGCGGCCTCGGCGCTGTGGAAGCTGGTGGGCGACCGCCACGGCGTGGAGAAGCGCGACGGCTTGTGGTCCCACCCGGACCTGATGCCGACGACGGAGGACCTGGACGAGCCGATCGACTTCGCAGAGCGGGCGGGATCGACGGATTCGCTGGACGACCTGGACCCGATCGCAGAGCTGGAGCGAACGGAGAAGTCGGAGCGCGAGGAGAAGGACAAGCCGGAGGAGGGCGAGAACCCGGCGTAGGCCCGGGAGGCTCGGAAGATCGTCGGAGGCCGGCGATCCGCGGAAGCGGGTCGCCGGCCTCCTGCGTATCACCCGGCCCCGACCACGGTCACGCCACCGCCCTGCAGCCGCCCGACCACCCGCAGCTGCGCAACCACCGACCAGCCGCCCGACCACCGCGCACCCGCCAGCCCGCCCGCCGGGTCACCAACCCCCTCCCGGCCAACCCAGCACTCCCCTCCCCTCGGCGGGAGCAACCAGGGCGACCCACCGAAGCAGGCCGCCCCAGCCACCATCACCCGATCAATCGTCCTCGGAGATCCCCCACCCGGCGGCGGCGGACAACCCCTCGAGGTACCCCATCGCCCGCTCGGTCTTCGGGTACCGCCGCACCAACGCCCAGAAGGCGGCGTCGTGCCCGGGCTCGCGCAGATGCGCCAGCTCGTGCACCAGCACGTAGTCCAGCACCCAGGGCGGCACCTTCCGCAGCCGGTCGCTGACCCGGATGGTCGCGTCGACCGGCGTGCAGGACGCCCACCGCGTGCGCATCGGCGGCACCCAGCGGACGCTGGACGGCACCGCGGTGCCGTCCAGGTACTTGCCCGCCAGCAACGTGCAGCGGGCCAGCAGGACTTCGTCCGACGACTTCGGCGCCGCCGGCCGGCGTGGCTCGGAGCGCTGCAGCTTGCGCTCCATCTCGGCAACCCAGTGTTTTTCCTCCGCCCTGGTCATCCGCGCCGGGATGAGCACGACGAGCGTGTCGTCGTTCCAGTACGCGGTGACCGTCCGGTGCCGGCGCTGGCTGCGCCGCACTTCGACCTTGTGTCCCGGTGTGTCCGACGAGGGGTTCGTCTCCCCCCGGCCTCTCAGCGAGGGCGTGCGTGCTTCGACCACCCGACAACGGTAAGGCCAGGCACCGACAACTCCGAACCCATTGCGGTCACAGACCCGAGTTGTCCACAGGCTGCTCCAGTTGTGGACAACTCGGCCGTTCCGGCGGCTTCCCGGGCTCCGCGGACGCCGCCGGGTGCCATCCTGCGGACATGATCCTCTCGACCGCGGACATGCCACCGGTGCTCCTGCCGGCCCACCCCGCCCTGCTCCCGGGC
Proteins encoded in this region:
- a CDS encoding PadR family transcriptional regulator, producing the protein MSELNATAAALLGLLHDGPATGGQLVAGAGERFGAFFSVTRSQVYRELPALSKEGLVRLGKQGPRSSQQYVITAAGKKAFKAWLTSEAGPDHLRSPLILRLVHAGSLTAKQRQALLESARASYSQQLDDAKAATKAADGPYEKAVAEFAQAQAKAALKLLDAIPAA
- a CDS encoding amidohydrolase family protein; translated protein: MSHGPASDSDVARWTASLGLPGLVDLHVHFLPKPVMDKVWAYFDQASTHYGTEWPVHYRTSEEERLETLRALGVTRFAPLVYPHKPGMAQWLTDWALEFASRVPDAVPTGTFYPEPGAGSAVDGALRAGARVFKAHVQVGAYDPRDELLKPVWGALADAGVPVVVHCGHGPLRGDFTGLSVFEEVLARYPDLTAVLAHAAMPEFGAAFDLLAKYPRVHLDTTMVGVPFAEKMSPLPPDWTARLAAFADRVVLGTDFPNIPYSYATQLQAIAGWAADDRLGEPFLRAVLHDTPLRLLSA
- the ftsE gene encoding cell division ATP-binding protein FtsE; amino-acid sequence: MIRLEEVSKVYKTSTRPALERVSVDIEKGEFVFLIGPSGSGKSTFLRLLLREETPTKGRVMVSNFDVAKLARRRVPRLRQTIGCVFQDFRLLANKTVAENVAFALEVIGKPSQTIKKVVPEVLELVGLEGKADRLPNELSGGEQQRVAIARAFVNRPLVLLADEPTGNLDPDTSQDIMLLLERINRTGTTVLMATHDHSIVDSMRRRVVELQLGRVIRDDARGVYGIGR
- the ftsX gene encoding permease-like cell division protein FtsX; translated protein: MRASFVFSEVVTGLRRNVTMTIAMMLTTAVSLAMLGGGLLAVRTIDKMKANFLADVEVSVYLTDDISATDKNCTQSLCQSLRTSLQSNNGVESVVFENRDQAFERFKKIFESQPELIQLTGPESLPASLHVKLKDPDRSDAIVQEYATKPGVRKVDDQKKFLDRVFNAFNGVRNMAFGAALIMAIAALLLIANTIQVSAFTRRTEVGIMRLVGATRWYTQLPFLLEAVVAGVVGAVLGIIMLIVTKAGFLDSVFTGDVFPKITMLELLFPVAPILLAVSVVISAITGYVTLRLYVRH
- the smpB gene encoding SsrA-binding protein SmpB, encoding MPKERGQKVIVSNRKARHDYAILDTYECGLVLVGTEVKSLREGKASLADAFATVDDGEVWLRNVHIPEYTQGTWTNHMPRRTRKLLLHRREIEKLIGKTKESGLSLVPLSMYFKDGKVKVEIALARGKKAYDKRQALAKRDAQRDISKAMGRALKGRFTE
- the prfB gene encoding peptide chain release factor 2 — its product is MSDEFDAALKDLAGKLTQIESVMDLDALRAQVADLEQQASSPNLWDDPEAAQKVTSQLSHRQSELRRVSDLRQRLDDLGVLYELAEAEGDSGSMTEAETELAALGKDIDGLEVRTLLSGEYDDRNAVVTIRSEAGGVDAADFAEMLLRMYLRWAERHGYPTDVYDISYAEEAGIKSATFKVSAPYVYGTLSVEQGTHRLVRISPFDNQSRRQTSFAHVEVLPEVEEVDHVDIPEKDIRVDVYRSSGPGGQSVNTTDSAVRITHLPTGIVVSCQNEKSQLQNKAAAMKVLQARLLQRKKEEERKEMDALKDGGSSWGNQMRSYVLHPYQMVKDLRTEYEVGNPTAVLDGEIDGFLDAGIRWRKQATAA